The following are encoded in a window of Syngnathoides biaculeatus isolate LvHL_M chromosome 3, ASM1980259v1, whole genome shotgun sequence genomic DNA:
- the LOC133497564 gene encoding gastrula zinc finger protein XlCGF57.1-like isoform X1 — MLSVLLASLAKLAANDSRIGTSFSGHGDLITALESSFESRLEGVEVRSPKRSARRDPSLFSRFWGAYRQGNTSGSPAAKEEVLTEKEGLGRDQQGRSAGVEQQKSEPPHVKEEEADVTQFPVTAAVVKSEDAAAVSSSQNVGEGLHPEHRDPEAAGFKEEAQEDDIAKFPSTGVEGSQSNGLLAPLSDSDDVTSHSPEDDDDDKHADGLSTRHTCNKLVKCSQCDKSFYKSSLKRHKRTHTGEKPFACSVCGKRFSIKTNLTRHTKTHTGEKPFSCSVCGKRFSLKTNLTTHTRTHTGEKPFACLICGKRFSIKTNLTMHLRTHAGEKPFACSLCTKRFTQKEHLIVHTRTHTGEKPFVCSICSLSFSEGSTLVQHMRTHTGEKPYSCSVCGKRFSTKTNLTTHTRIHSGQDYFSCKVCGKRFIQEGNFIAHTKSHTGEGHSSCLVCGKRFSKSTSLTRHARTHTGEKPFECSACGKTFSRKAHLRTHTRTHTGEKPFPCSFCGKRFSLKTNLTIHTRRHTGEKPFSCSGCDKRFAHKCQVTKHKCAGGRGNNQRIN, encoded by the exons ATGTTGTCCGTTTTGTTAGCAAGCTTAGCTAAGCTAGCTGCAAATGATTCACGCATCGGGACGAGTTTCTCCGGACACGGAGATCTGATTACGGCGCTTGAGTCCAGTTTTGAGTCGAGACTTGAGGGTGTTGAGGTGCGGAGTCCAAAGCGGAGCGCGAGGCGTGACCCCAGCTTGTTTTCACGCTTCTGGGGAGCTTACAGACAAGGAAACACTTCCGGGTCGCCAGCAGCGAAAGAGGAAGTGCTCACTGAGAAAG AAGGTCTTGGCCGTGACCAGCAGGGGCGAAGCGCCGGGGTGGAGCAGCAGAAGAGCGAGCCTCCTCACGTGAAAGAGGAAGAGGCCGACGTCACTCAGTTCCCGGTGACGGCGGCCGTCGTCAAGAGCGAAGACGCGGCGGCCGTTTCTTCATCCCAAA ACGTCGGTGAAGGTCTTCATCCTGAGCATCGGGATCCGGAGGCTGCAGGCTTCAAAGAAGAGGCCCAAGAGGATGATATCGCAAAGTTTCCATCGACTGGTGTCGAAGGATCCCAATCCAACGGCCTCCTCGCTCCGCTGTCAGATAGTGACGACGTAACGTCCCACTCTCCTGAAGACGACGATGATGACAAACACGCTGACGGTCTTTCGACACGTCACACTTGCAACAAACTTGTAAAATGTTCTCAATGTGACAAAAGTTTTTACAAGTCGTCGCTGAAAAGACACAaaagaacccacactggagaaaaaccttttgcttgCTCAGTTTGCGGGAAAAGATTCTctataaaaacaaatttaacaaggcacacaaaaacccacactggagaaaaacccttttcctgctcagtttgtggcaaaCGATTCTCTTTGAAAACTAATTTGACAACgcacacaaggacacacactggggagaaaccttttgcttgcTTGATTTGCGGTAAAAGATTCTCCATAAAGACAAATTTAACAATGCACCTGAGAACTCATGCTGGAGAGAAGCCATTTGCATGTTCATTGTGCACTAAAAGATTCACTCAAAAGGAGCATTTAATAGTGCACACtagaacacacactggggagaaaccaTTCGTCTGCTCAATTTGCAGCCTAAGTTTCAGTGAAGGTTCAACATTAGTTCAACACATGCGGAcgcacactggggagaaacccTATTCCTGCTCAGTCTGCGGTAAAAGATTCTCTACTAAAACCAATTTAACAACGCACACGAGGATACACAGTGGTCAGGATTATTTTTCCTGCAAGGTTTGTGGTAAACGATTCATCCAGGAGGGAAATTTCATTGCACATACAAAGTCACACACTGGGGAGGGACACAGTTCCTGCctagtttgtggtaaaagattctctAAAAGTACAAGTTTGACGAGACACGCAAGAACACACaccggtgagaaaccttttgagTGTTCCGCGTGTGGCAAAACATTCTCTAGAAAAGCGCATTTAAGAACACACacgagaacacacactggggagaaacccTTTCCCTGCTCATTTTGCGGGAAAAGATTCTCCCTAAAGACAAATTTAACCATTCACACAAGGaggcacactggtgagaaacctttcaGTTGTAGTGGGTGTGATAAAAGATTCGCTCATAAGTGTCAGGTCACGAAACACAAGTGCGCTGGCGGCCGGGGCAACAATCAAAGAATAAATTGA
- the LOC133497564 gene encoding gastrula zinc finger protein XlCGF57.1-like isoform X2 produces MFEASRASFASRSRLAANKQTRVSPGDDPLKMADQSWKEEEYEEELCGTKVETNPQSQALLDAVCELRARRDVAFHGAEGLGRDQQGRSAGVEQQKSEPPHVKEEEADVTQFPVTAAVVKSEDAAAVSSSQNVGEGLHPEHRDPEAAGFKEEAQEDDIAKFPSTGVEGSQSNGLLAPLSDSDDVTSHSPEDDDDDKHADGLSTRHTCNKLVKCSQCDKSFYKSSLKRHKRTHTGEKPFACSVCGKRFSIKTNLTRHTKTHTGEKPFSCSVCGKRFSLKTNLTTHTRTHTGEKPFACLICGKRFSIKTNLTMHLRTHAGEKPFACSLCTKRFTQKEHLIVHTRTHTGEKPFVCSICSLSFSEGSTLVQHMRTHTGEKPYSCSVCGKRFSTKTNLTTHTRIHSGQDYFSCKVCGKRFIQEGNFIAHTKSHTGEGHSSCLVCGKRFSKSTSLTRHARTHTGEKPFECSACGKTFSRKAHLRTHTRTHTGEKPFPCSFCGKRFSLKTNLTIHTRRHTGEKPFSCSGCDKRFAHKCQVTKHKCAGGRGNNQRIN; encoded by the exons ATGTTTGAAGCTTCTCGCGCGAGTTTCGCTTCGCGTAGCCGGCTAGCCGCTAACAAACAGACGCGCGTGTCACCTGGCGATGATCCTTTGAAAATGGCTGATCAAAGTTGGAAAGAAGAAGAGTACGAGGAGGAACTTTGCGGGACGAAAGTGGAGACAAATCCACAAAGTCAAGCGCTGCTGGACGCTGTTTGCGAGCTACGAGCTCGACGTGATGTTGCCTTCCACGGCGCAG AAGGTCTTGGCCGTGACCAGCAGGGGCGAAGCGCCGGGGTGGAGCAGCAGAAGAGCGAGCCTCCTCACGTGAAAGAGGAAGAGGCCGACGTCACTCAGTTCCCGGTGACGGCGGCCGTCGTCAAGAGCGAAGACGCGGCGGCCGTTTCTTCATCCCAAA ACGTCGGTGAAGGTCTTCATCCTGAGCATCGGGATCCGGAGGCTGCAGGCTTCAAAGAAGAGGCCCAAGAGGATGATATCGCAAAGTTTCCATCGACTGGTGTCGAAGGATCCCAATCCAACGGCCTCCTCGCTCCGCTGTCAGATAGTGACGACGTAACGTCCCACTCTCCTGAAGACGACGATGATGACAAACACGCTGACGGTCTTTCGACACGTCACACTTGCAACAAACTTGTAAAATGTTCTCAATGTGACAAAAGTTTTTACAAGTCGTCGCTGAAAAGACACAaaagaacccacactggagaaaaaccttttgcttgCTCAGTTTGCGGGAAAAGATTCTctataaaaacaaatttaacaaggcacacaaaaacccacactggagaaaaacccttttcctgctcagtttgtggcaaaCGATTCTCTTTGAAAACTAATTTGACAACgcacacaaggacacacactggggagaaaccttttgcttgcTTGATTTGCGGTAAAAGATTCTCCATAAAGACAAATTTAACAATGCACCTGAGAACTCATGCTGGAGAGAAGCCATTTGCATGTTCATTGTGCACTAAAAGATTCACTCAAAAGGAGCATTTAATAGTGCACACtagaacacacactggggagaaaccaTTCGTCTGCTCAATTTGCAGCCTAAGTTTCAGTGAAGGTTCAACATTAGTTCAACACATGCGGAcgcacactggggagaaacccTATTCCTGCTCAGTCTGCGGTAAAAGATTCTCTACTAAAACCAATTTAACAACGCACACGAGGATACACAGTGGTCAGGATTATTTTTCCTGCAAGGTTTGTGGTAAACGATTCATCCAGGAGGGAAATTTCATTGCACATACAAAGTCACACACTGGGGAGGGACACAGTTCCTGCctagtttgtggtaaaagattctctAAAAGTACAAGTTTGACGAGACACGCAAGAACACACaccggtgagaaaccttttgagTGTTCCGCGTGTGGCAAAACATTCTCTAGAAAAGCGCATTTAAGAACACACacgagaacacacactggggagaaacccTTTCCCTGCTCATTTTGCGGGAAAAGATTCTCCCTAAAGACAAATTTAACCATTCACACAAGGaggcacactggtgagaaacctttcaGTTGTAGTGGGTGTGATAAAAGATTCGCTCATAAGTGTCAGGTCACGAAACACAAGTGCGCTGGCGGCCGGGGCAACAATCAAAGAATAAATTGA
- the LOC133497564 gene encoding gastrula zinc finger protein XlCGF57.1-like isoform X3, with the protein MFEASRASFASRSRLAANKQTRVSPGDDPLKMADQSWKEEEYEEELCGTKVETNPQSQALLDAVCELRARRDVAFHGAGLGRDQQGRSAGVEQQKSEPPHVKEEEADVTQFPVTAAVVKSEDAAAVSSSQNVGEGLHPEHRDPEAAGFKEEAQEDDIAKFPSTGVEGSQSNGLLAPLSDSDDVTSHSPEDDDDDKHADGLSTRHTCNKLVKCSQCDKSFYKSSLKRHKRTHTGEKPFACSVCGKRFSIKTNLTRHTKTHTGEKPFSCSVCGKRFSLKTNLTTHTRTHTGEKPFACLICGKRFSIKTNLTMHLRTHAGEKPFACSLCTKRFTQKEHLIVHTRTHTGEKPFVCSICSLSFSEGSTLVQHMRTHTGEKPYSCSVCGKRFSTKTNLTTHTRIHSGQDYFSCKVCGKRFIQEGNFIAHTKSHTGEGHSSCLVCGKRFSKSTSLTRHARTHTGEKPFECSACGKTFSRKAHLRTHTRTHTGEKPFPCSFCGKRFSLKTNLTIHTRRHTGEKPFSCSGCDKRFAHKCQVTKHKCAGGRGNNQRIN; encoded by the exons ATGTTTGAAGCTTCTCGCGCGAGTTTCGCTTCGCGTAGCCGGCTAGCCGCTAACAAACAGACGCGCGTGTCACCTGGCGATGATCCTTTGAAAATGGCTGATCAAAGTTGGAAAGAAGAAGAGTACGAGGAGGAACTTTGCGGGACGAAAGTGGAGACAAATCCACAAAGTCAAGCGCTGCTGGACGCTGTTTGCGAGCTACGAGCTCGACGTGATGTTGCCTTCCACGGCGCAG GTCTTGGCCGTGACCAGCAGGGGCGAAGCGCCGGGGTGGAGCAGCAGAAGAGCGAGCCTCCTCACGTGAAAGAGGAAGAGGCCGACGTCACTCAGTTCCCGGTGACGGCGGCCGTCGTCAAGAGCGAAGACGCGGCGGCCGTTTCTTCATCCCAAA ACGTCGGTGAAGGTCTTCATCCTGAGCATCGGGATCCGGAGGCTGCAGGCTTCAAAGAAGAGGCCCAAGAGGATGATATCGCAAAGTTTCCATCGACTGGTGTCGAAGGATCCCAATCCAACGGCCTCCTCGCTCCGCTGTCAGATAGTGACGACGTAACGTCCCACTCTCCTGAAGACGACGATGATGACAAACACGCTGACGGTCTTTCGACACGTCACACTTGCAACAAACTTGTAAAATGTTCTCAATGTGACAAAAGTTTTTACAAGTCGTCGCTGAAAAGACACAaaagaacccacactggagaaaaaccttttgcttgCTCAGTTTGCGGGAAAAGATTCTctataaaaacaaatttaacaaggcacacaaaaacccacactggagaaaaacccttttcctgctcagtttgtggcaaaCGATTCTCTTTGAAAACTAATTTGACAACgcacacaaggacacacactggggagaaaccttttgcttgcTTGATTTGCGGTAAAAGATTCTCCATAAAGACAAATTTAACAATGCACCTGAGAACTCATGCTGGAGAGAAGCCATTTGCATGTTCATTGTGCACTAAAAGATTCACTCAAAAGGAGCATTTAATAGTGCACACtagaacacacactggggagaaaccaTTCGTCTGCTCAATTTGCAGCCTAAGTTTCAGTGAAGGTTCAACATTAGTTCAACACATGCGGAcgcacactggggagaaacccTATTCCTGCTCAGTCTGCGGTAAAAGATTCTCTACTAAAACCAATTTAACAACGCACACGAGGATACACAGTGGTCAGGATTATTTTTCCTGCAAGGTTTGTGGTAAACGATTCATCCAGGAGGGAAATTTCATTGCACATACAAAGTCACACACTGGGGAGGGACACAGTTCCTGCctagtttgtggtaaaagattctctAAAAGTACAAGTTTGACGAGACACGCAAGAACACACaccggtgagaaaccttttgagTGTTCCGCGTGTGGCAAAACATTCTCTAGAAAAGCGCATTTAAGAACACACacgagaacacacactggggagaaacccTTTCCCTGCTCATTTTGCGGGAAAAGATTCTCCCTAAAGACAAATTTAACCATTCACACAAGGaggcacactggtgagaaacctttcaGTTGTAGTGGGTGTGATAAAAGATTCGCTCATAAGTGTCAGGTCACGAAACACAAGTGCGCTGGCGGCCGGGGCAACAATCAAAGAATAAATTGA
- the LOC133497639 gene encoding oocyte zinc finger protein XlCOF19-like has product MCANPTAEYEDELWGPKEEKEPQSGFLAAVFEEPPDGTHIRDVREDLPSLEPGHIKVEEPDPTSTNEVEESEAPDVKEEEQEVDISNFPLTVIVKSEDDEGEDADGDQRGDDGLLAPLSDSDDGMSQTLDTEEDDDDDDDELSKADTACHTDSKRVKCSQCDKTFYNKSNLKRHIRTHTGEKPFVCSVCGKGFSIKTNLTRHKRRHNGEKPFGCLVCGKRFSTKEDLKIHTRTHTGVKPFACSVCGQRFSRTTILTTHTRTHTGEKPFACSVCGLSFTQKTNLTRHTRTHTGEKPFACSVCGKTFNRKTNLAAHASTHALEKQLRCGV; this is encoded by the exons atgtgcgcAAATCCCACAGCGGAGTACGAGGACGAACTTTGGGGGccaaaagaggagaaggagccACAAAGTGGATTCCTGGCCGCCGTTTTCGAGGAGCCTCCAGATGGCACACACATCCGAG ACGTCAGGGAAGATCTTCCTTCCTTAGAACCGGGTCACATTAAAGTGGAGGAGCCGGATCCCACTTCCACCAATGAGGTCGAGGAGTCCGAGGCCCCTGACGTGAAGGAGGAAGAGCAGGAAGTGGATATCAGCAACTTTCCACTGACTGTCATcgtgaagagtgaagatgacgAAGGAGAAGACGCTGACGGAGACCAACGCGGAGACGACGGCCTCTTAGCGCCATTATCAGATAGCGATGACGGAATGTCACAAACGCTTGACACTGAAGaggacgatgacgacgacgacgatgaacTCTCGAAAGCTGACACGGCCTGTCACACCGACAGCAAGCGCgtgaaatgttctcagtgtgaCAAAACGTTTTACAACAAGTCAAATTTGAAAAGACACATACGGACGCACaccggagaaaaaccttttgtctGCTCCGTTTGCGGCAAAGGATTCTCCATAAAGACAAACTTGACGAGGCACAAAAGGAGACACAACGGCGAGAAACCTTTTGGCTGCTTGGTTTGCGGTAAACGATTCTCTACGAAGGAAGATTTGAAAATACACACGCGGACGCACACTGGGGTGAAACCTTTTGCTTGCTCAGTTTGCGGCCAGCGATTCTCCAGAACTACAATTTTAACAACGCACACCAGAACGCACACCggggaaaaaccttttgcctgctccgTTTGCGGTCTGAGCTTCACTCAAAAGACAAATTTAACGCGGCACACGCGAACGCACACCGGCGAGAAACCCTTTGCTTGTTCAGTTTGCGGGAAAACAttcaacagaaaaacaaatttagCAGCGCACGCAAGTACGCATGCTCTAGAGAAACAGCTGCGTTGCGGCGTTTGA
- the LOC133497568 gene encoding gastrula zinc finger protein XlCGF57.1-like isoform X2: MGTRETAECKEELSGTKEETETQLVQVDAVFKPPGADVSQDRRPKQPESASPLIKKEEEKEEDEGFFCVKVEDEDEEHLIKEEELPQPPDIKEEKEDALINLPLMGVPFDGENDEGQGQETKGAEPPSSTNSQHNRSSCHALSRQHVTTEGDQGSQAGSLLAALSDSDDITSRSHDDESDEPSRGDLACHADNKRWECSQCGKTFSSKGNLKGHARTHTGEKPFSCSICGKSFSKKAHLKPHARTHTGEKPYVCPVCDKGFSVKISLMRHARTHVGEKTFACSICGKRFFEKAHMEQHARIHTGEKPFACLVCGKRYIGKGSLRKHAITHVGEKPFACSVCGKKFIEKRSLKNHARTHTGEKPFTCSVCDKSFSIKESLRRHTRKHTGEKPFPCSVCGKRFSLRGNLRTHLRTHTGEKPFSCPICCKRFSLRGNLQTHLGTHKKPFACSVCGQTFAFKTDLITHARAHAGEKPFPCLLCGKRFSMKSNLARHSRTHTGKKPFSCNVCAKRFSSMNYVKKHKCSSEKSGDQLIVN; this comes from the exons ATGGGTACAAGAGAGACAGCGGAGTGCAAGGAGGAACTTTCTGGAACAAAGGAGGAGACGGAGACACAACTTGTACAAGTGGACGCGGTGTTCAAACCGCCTGGAGCAG ACGTCAGTCAAGATCGTCGTCCTAAGCAGCCGGAGTCAGCGTCTCCTCTCattaaaaaggaggaggagaaggaagaggacgAAGGGTTCTTTTGTGTTAAAGTggaagatgaggatgaggagcacCTCATTAAAGAGGAAGAGCTACCCCAGCCACCTGACattaaagaagaaaaggaagatgCGCTTATCAATTTGCCATTGATGGGTGTCCCATTCGATGGTGAGAATGATGAAGGTCAAGGTCAGGAGACCAAAGGGGCGGAGCCTCCAAGCAGCACCAACAGTCAACACAACAGGTCAAGTTGTCATGCGTTGTCAAGGCAACACGTGACGACAGAAGGCGATCAAGGATCACAAGCAGGAAGCCTCTTAGCGGCGCTGTCGGATAGTGACGACATAACGTCACGCTCTCACGACGATGAGAGTGATGAACCCTCTCGAGGTGATCTCGCATGCCACGCCGACAACAAACGCTGGGAATGTTCTCAGTGTGGCAAAACTTTTAGTTCAAAGGGAAATTTGAAAGGACACGCGAGGACGCACacaggagagaaacctttttcctgctctatTTGCGGCAAAAGCTTTTCGAAAAAGGCACACTTGAAGCCGCACGCAAGGAcgcacactggggagaaaccgTACGTCTGCCCCGTTTGCGATAAAGGCTTCTCCGTAAAGATAAGTTTAATGAGACACGCGAGAACGCACGTGGGCGAGAAAACATTTGCGTGCTCAATTTGTGGGAAAAGATTCTTTGAAAAGGCACACATGGAACAACATGCGAGAATACACACTGGGGAGAAGCCTTttgcctgcttagtttgtgggaAAAGGTACATTGGGAAGGGAAGTTTAAGAAAACATGCAATCACGCACgttggagaaaaaccttttgcctgctcagtttgcggtaaAAAATTCATTGAGAAGCGAAGCTTAAAAAACCAcgcaagaacccacactggcgAGAAACCGTTTACCTGCTCAGTTTGCGATAAAAGCTTCTCTATAAAGGAAAGTTTAAGAAGGCACACGAGAAAACATACaggggagaaaccttttccctgttCAGTTTGCGGCAAAAGATTCTCTTTAAGAGGGAACCTGCGAACACACTTAAGAACgcacaccggagagaaaccttttagCTGTCCAATATGTTGTAAAAGATTCTCTTTACGGGGAAATTTACAAACGCACTTGGGAACGCACAAGAAACCGTTTGCGTGCTCAGTTTGTGGGCAAACGTTCGCTTTCAAGACAGATCTGATAACGCATGCAAGAGCACACGcaggagagaaaccttttccctgttTGCTTTGTGGGAAAAGATTCTCTATGAAGTCAAATTTAGCAAGGCATTCAAGGACACACACTGGGAAGAAACCATTCAGCTGTAACGTCTGTGCGAAAAGATTTTCCAGCATGAATTATGTTAAGAAACACAAGTGTTCTAGCGAGAAGAGCGGCGATCAATTAATTGTTAATTAG
- the LOC133497568 gene encoding gastrula zinc finger protein XlCGF57.1-like isoform X1: MGTRETAECKEELSGTKEETETQLVQVDAVFKPPGADVFLCSGADVSQDRRPKQPESASPLIKKEEEKEEDEGFFCVKVEDEDEEHLIKEEELPQPPDIKEEKEDALINLPLMGVPFDGENDEGQGQETKGAEPPSSTNSQHNRSSCHALSRQHVTTEGDQGSQAGSLLAALSDSDDITSRSHDDESDEPSRGDLACHADNKRWECSQCGKTFSSKGNLKGHARTHTGEKPFSCSICGKSFSKKAHLKPHARTHTGEKPYVCPVCDKGFSVKISLMRHARTHVGEKTFACSICGKRFFEKAHMEQHARIHTGEKPFACLVCGKRYIGKGSLRKHAITHVGEKPFACSVCGKKFIEKRSLKNHARTHTGEKPFTCSVCDKSFSIKESLRRHTRKHTGEKPFPCSVCGKRFSLRGNLRTHLRTHTGEKPFSCPICCKRFSLRGNLQTHLGTHKKPFACSVCGQTFAFKTDLITHARAHAGEKPFPCLLCGKRFSMKSNLARHSRTHTGKKPFSCNVCAKRFSSMNYVKKHKCSSEKSGDQLIVN; the protein is encoded by the exons ATGGGTACAAGAGAGACAGCGGAGTGCAAGGAGGAACTTTCTGGAACAAAGGAGGAGACGGAGACACAACTTGTACAAGTGGACGCGGTGTTCAAACCGCCTGGAGCAG atgtgtttttgtgttctgGTGCAGACGTCAGTCAAGATCGTCGTCCTAAGCAGCCGGAGTCAGCGTCTCCTCTCattaaaaaggaggaggagaaggaagaggacgAAGGGTTCTTTTGTGTTAAAGTggaagatgaggatgaggagcacCTCATTAAAGAGGAAGAGCTACCCCAGCCACCTGACattaaagaagaaaaggaagatgCGCTTATCAATTTGCCATTGATGGGTGTCCCATTCGATGGTGAGAATGATGAAGGTCAAGGTCAGGAGACCAAAGGGGCGGAGCCTCCAAGCAGCACCAACAGTCAACACAACAGGTCAAGTTGTCATGCGTTGTCAAGGCAACACGTGACGACAGAAGGCGATCAAGGATCACAAGCAGGAAGCCTCTTAGCGGCGCTGTCGGATAGTGACGACATAACGTCACGCTCTCACGACGATGAGAGTGATGAACCCTCTCGAGGTGATCTCGCATGCCACGCCGACAACAAACGCTGGGAATGTTCTCAGTGTGGCAAAACTTTTAGTTCAAAGGGAAATTTGAAAGGACACGCGAGGACGCACacaggagagaaacctttttcctgctctatTTGCGGCAAAAGCTTTTCGAAAAAGGCACACTTGAAGCCGCACGCAAGGAcgcacactggggagaaaccgTACGTCTGCCCCGTTTGCGATAAAGGCTTCTCCGTAAAGATAAGTTTAATGAGACACGCGAGAACGCACGTGGGCGAGAAAACATTTGCGTGCTCAATTTGTGGGAAAAGATTCTTTGAAAAGGCACACATGGAACAACATGCGAGAATACACACTGGGGAGAAGCCTTttgcctgcttagtttgtgggaAAAGGTACATTGGGAAGGGAAGTTTAAGAAAACATGCAATCACGCACgttggagaaaaaccttttgcctgctcagtttgcggtaaAAAATTCATTGAGAAGCGAAGCTTAAAAAACCAcgcaagaacccacactggcgAGAAACCGTTTACCTGCTCAGTTTGCGATAAAAGCTTCTCTATAAAGGAAAGTTTAAGAAGGCACACGAGAAAACATACaggggagaaaccttttccctgttCAGTTTGCGGCAAAAGATTCTCTTTAAGAGGGAACCTGCGAACACACTTAAGAACgcacaccggagagaaaccttttagCTGTCCAATATGTTGTAAAAGATTCTCTTTACGGGGAAATTTACAAACGCACTTGGGAACGCACAAGAAACCGTTTGCGTGCTCAGTTTGTGGGCAAACGTTCGCTTTCAAGACAGATCTGATAACGCATGCAAGAGCACACGcaggagagaaaccttttccctgttTGCTTTGTGGGAAAAGATTCTCTATGAAGTCAAATTTAGCAAGGCATTCAAGGACACACACTGGGAAGAAACCATTCAGCTGTAACGTCTGTGCGAAAAGATTTTCCAGCATGAATTATGTTAAGAAACACAAGTGTTCTAGCGAGAAGAGCGGCGATCAATTAATTGTTAATTAG
- the ciao2a gene encoding cytosolic iron-sulfur assembly component 2A isoform X1 codes for MEEKALEVYDVIRSIRDPEKPNTLEELDVVTEKCVEVQELGHDEYLIIIKFSPTVPHCSLATLIGRLLARLVLATVRFRLILTIFCVFLVLVRAGLCLQVKLQRCLPFKHKLEIYISEGTHSTEEDINKQINDKERVAAAMENPNLREIVEQCVVEPDD; via the exons ATGGAAGAGAAAGCCTTAGAAGTTTACG ATGTGATCCGATCCATCCGAGACCCGGAGAAGCCCAACACCCTGGAGGAGCTGGACGTGGTGACGGAGAAGTGCGTAGAGGTCCAGGAGCTGGGCCACGACGAGTacctcatcatcatcaagttCTCGCCGACCGTCCCGCACTGCTCCCTGGCCACCCTCATCGGTCGCCTGCTCGCTCGCTTGGTTCTGGCCACCGTCCGCTTCCGCCTCATCCTgactattttttgtgtgtttcttgtGCTTGTTCGTGCAGGTTTGTGTTTACAAGTCAAGCTGCAAAGATGTCTGCCCTTCAAACACAAA TTGGAGATTTACATCAGCGAGGGAACTCACTCCACCGAAGAGGACA TCAACAAGCAGATCAACGACAAGGAACGCGTGGCCGCCGCCATGGAGAATCCCAACCTCCGAGAAATCGTGGAGCAGTGCGTCGTCGAACCTGACGACTGA
- the ciao2a gene encoding cytosolic iron-sulfur assembly component 2A isoform X2 has translation MEEKALEVYDVIRSIRDPEKPNTLEELDVVTEKCVEVQELGHDEYLIIIKFSPTVPHCSLATLIGLCLQVKLQRCLPFKHKLEIYISEGTHSTEEDINKQINDKERVAAAMENPNLREIVEQCVVEPDD, from the exons ATGGAAGAGAAAGCCTTAGAAGTTTACG ATGTGATCCGATCCATCCGAGACCCGGAGAAGCCCAACACCCTGGAGGAGCTGGACGTGGTGACGGAGAAGTGCGTAGAGGTCCAGGAGCTGGGCCACGACGAGTacctcatcatcatcaagttCTCGCCGACCGTCCCGCACTGCTCCCTGGCCACCCTCATCG GTTTGTGTTTACAAGTCAAGCTGCAAAGATGTCTGCCCTTCAAACACAAA TTGGAGATTTACATCAGCGAGGGAACTCACTCCACCGAAGAGGACA TCAACAAGCAGATCAACGACAAGGAACGCGTGGCCGCCGCCATGGAGAATCCCAACCTCCGAGAAATCGTGGAGCAGTGCGTCGTCGAACCTGACGACTGA